One segment of Podospora pseudopauciseta strain CBS 411.78 chromosome 5 map unlocalized CBS411.78m_5.2, whole genome shotgun sequence DNA contains the following:
- a CDS encoding uncharacterized protein (COG:S; EggNog:ENOG503NUXR) — protein MSSPWSLLLQHVSRKKTLVRQVMGTSAFSAFSNGSFGTASQANGSSPAVSPQHTVTAMGRWSILNKQLPVFKTPLPNPKIWNNPTIGTLSNPDAFVNGGWWHDSRILAATGEGIAKEEPRAWEGWWNEKIVELVQLSTQQKDAFCVLLTGRSESGFSELIKRIVKSKGLEFDMVCLKPAVGPDNQHFTSTLDFKEKFLRALMETYRHAKEIRIYEDRIKHVKSFQTFLASFNEQQNTSPTRGPINGEVIHVADMAAYLDPVVEVAEVRSIIKDHNASLTKRRRGSRGERWVIKRQVFWTGYLISSADTRRLLDLMPIPNLPDSEIKLHANNIMICPRPCPDDLLRKVGGWGKRMSWQVSGTACFEDNVWAVSLKPVPADASYHTGNPVPLVVLALRRGARHADAAKIQHWKPVSPEQAFVFETKVAEKVLLRIDGTSHREGSYDGGYFRGAKRKHTAHEDDFRSRQGNHHHHPPTGPGGGGKNFNSNNNNQNNFPQVSRGGNRGGGGGFGRGGGRGGGGNFRGQRGGTPKGARGGRGGGDRGGHHTHHYKSLDDVGGRDSQGGFAAMYEDTQQPIPKGPSNPSNPGFYHANNQQNNKPNNNGGYQGGGGGGLSSWGGDGVGNFY, from the exons ATGAGCTCGCCATGGTCCTTACTCCTGCAACACGTCTCTCGTAAGAAAACATTGGTACGACAAGTCATGGGAACATCAGCCTTTTCCGCCTTCAGCAATGGCAGTTTTGGCACCGCCAGTCAAGCCAATGGCAGCAGTCCTGCTGTAAGCCCCCAACATACTGTCACTGCGATGGGCAGGTGGTCCATCCTCAACAAGCAGCTCCCAG TCTTCAAAACCCCTTTACCCAATCCCAAGATCTGGAACAACCCAACGATAGGCACACTCTCGAACCCCGATGCGTTTGTAAACGGTGGATGGTGGCACGATTCCCGGATTCTCGCCGCGACGGGCGAAGGCATCGCGAAAGAGGAGCCGCGCGCATGGGAGGGATGGTGGAATGAGAAGATTGTCGAGCTCGTCCAACTGAGCACACAACAAAAGGATGCTTTCTGCGTCCTGTTGACCGGTCGATCCGAATCCGGTTTCAGTGAACTGATTAAGCGGATAGTAAAGAGCAAGGGTCTCGAGTTCGACATGGTTTGTCTCAAGCCCGCCGTCGGCCCTGATAACCAGCATTTCACCAGCACACTCGACTTCAAGGAGAAATTTCTCAGAGCTTTGATGGAAACATACAGACATGCGAAGGAGATTCGTATCTACGAAGACAGAATAAAGCACGTCAAGAGCTTTCAGACTTTCTTGGCGAGCTTCAACGAGCAACAGAATACCTCGCCGACGAGAGGCCCGATCAATGGGGAAGTGATTCACGTGGCAGACATGGCAGCCTATCTCGACCCGGTGGTGGAAGTGGCCGAGGTTCGATCCATTATCAAAGATCACAACGCGTCACTGACCAAGAGACGACGCGGCTCCCGAGGCGAGCGCTGGGTGATCAAAAGACAAGTTTTCTGGACGGGGTATCTAATCTCTAGCGCCGACACGCGACGGTTGCTGGACCTGATGCCAATCCCCAACCTTCCCGACAGCGAGATTAAGCTGCATGCTAATAACATCATGATTTGCCCTCGTCCTTGTCCGGATGATCTGCTTCGGAAAGTCGGTGGCTGGGGCAAGAGGATGAGCTGGCAAGTCAGTGGCACGGCTTGCTTTGAAGACAACGTCTGGGCTGTTTCTCTGAAGCCTGTCCCTGCAGACGCGTCATACCACACTGGAAACCCGGTCCCACTGgtcgtcctcgccctcaGGAGGGGCGCGAGACACGCGGATGCCGCAAAGATTCAGCACTGGAAGCCGGTTTCTCCGGAGCAGGCGTTTGTGTTTGAGACAAAGGTTGCCGAGAAAGTGCTGCTGCGCATTGATGGGACGAGTCATAGGGAGGGTTCTTACGACGGCGGCTACTTTAGAGGAGCGAAGAGGAAGCATACCGCTCATGAGGATGATTTCCGGTCGAGACAGGggaaccatcaccaccatcctccgaCTGGTcctggtggcggtgggaagAATTTCAATAGCAATAATAACAACCAAAATAACTTTCCACAGGTCAGTCGGGGAGGGAATcggggaggtggcggtggttttggtcggggtggtggaagaggaggtggtgggaacTTCAGGGGCCAACGCGGAGGGACTCCTAAGGGGGCCCGCGGCGGTCGTGGTGGGGGAGACAGGGGAGGTCATCACACTCATCACTACAAGTCGCTTGACGATGTTGGCGGGAGAGATAGCCAGGGAGGGTTTGCAGCCATGTACGAGGATACACAGCAGCCTATCCCCAAGGGGCCCTCGAATCCCTCTAACCCTGGATTCTACCATGCGAATAATCAGCAAAATAACAAGCCAAATAATAACGGTGGGTAtcaaggcggcggcgggggggggTTATCAAGCTGGGGAGGTGACGGGGTAGGAAATTTTTACTGA
- a CDS encoding uncharacterized protein (COG:A; EggNog:ENOG503P6P3), with translation MGVFAKRSMAKTRRRRRDLDQVASDIASPRHLELYKETKDVEDLPGLGQHYCIPCAKWFDTEANLTSHKKGKPHRRQLKQLKDGAFTHKEANAASGLGVDNGPVKPKMAMEIDIA, from the exons ATGGGTGTCTTTGCAAAGCGTTCGATGGCCAAGACGAGGCGGAGACGTCG CGACCTGGACCAGGTTGCCTCTGACATTGCCTCTCCAAGACATCTTGAACTCTACAAGGAGACCAAGGATGTAGAGGATCTCCCCGGTCTGGGGCAGCACTACTGCATCCCATGCGCCAAGTGGTTCGACACTGAGGCCAACCTAACCTCTCACAAGAAGGGCAAGCCTCATAGGAGACA ATTGAAGCAACTCAAGGATGGCGCTTTTACTCACAAAGAGGCGAACGCTGCTTCGGGTCTCGGGGTGGACAACGGCCCTGTGAAGCCCAAGATGGCCATGGAGATCGATATTGCTTAA
- the ACO1 gene encoding Aconitate hydratase mitochondrial (EggNog:ENOG503NV17; COG:C; COG:E), protein MMATRQLLGAARSRAVGSASLGLRRTMATVSDSALDKKVKQNNWEEGNFINYKKMSENLAIVRSRLNRPLAYAEKILYSHLDDPHGQEIERGVSYLRLRPDRVACQDATAQMAILQFMSAGMPSVANPTTVHCDHLIEAQQGGEKDLARAVGINKEVYDFLASACGMFSLGFWKPGSGIIHQILLENYAFPGGLLIGTDSHTPNAGGLGMAAIGVGGADAVDVMANLPWELKAPKVIGVKLTGSLSGWTSPKDIILKVAGILTVKGGTGAIVEYFGPGVDSLSATGMGTICNMGAEIGATTSLFPFNDRMYDYLKATKRTEIGDFARSYAKELRQDDGAEYDQLIEINLSELEPHINGPFTPDLATPISKFAEAAKANNWPDEVKVGLIGSCTNSSYEDMSRAASIARDALNHGIKSKALFTVTPGSEQIRATIARDGQLQTFEEFGGVVLANACGPCIGQWDRQDVKKGEANSIISSYNRNFTGRNDGNPATHSFVTSPDLVVAMSIAGSLSFNPLTDTLKDKDGKDFKLSPPTGNGLPERGYDPGQDTYQAPPKDRANVTVQVSPTSDRLQLLSPFNAWDGKDATDMPILIKAQGKTTTDHISMAGPWLKYRGHLDNISNNMLIGAINAANGEANKIKNFTTGEWDAVPAVARDYKAKGIRWVVIGDWNYGEGSSREHAALEPRHLGGLAIITRSFARIHETNLKKQGMLPLTFSDPADYDRINPDDKVDILCTELAVGKPITLRVKPANGEAFEIPLSHTFNEAQIEWFKNGSALNTMAKKTKN, encoded by the exons ATGATGGCTACTCGTCAGCTCCTGGGCGCTGCCCGGAGCCGCGCTGTCGGCAGCGCGAGCCTGGGCCTCCGGCGCACCATGGCTACCGTCTCCGACTCTGCCCTTGACAAGAAG GTCAAGCAGAACaactgggaggagggcaacTTCATCAACTACAAGAAGATGTCTGAGAACCTCGCCATTGTCCGTTCCAGACTCAACCGCCCTCTCGCCTATGCCGAGAAGATTCTCTACTCCCACTTGGACGATCCCCATGGACAGGAGATCGAGCGTGGTGTCTCCTACCTCAGACTTCGCCCCGACCGTGTTGCCTGCCAGGATGCTACCGCCCAGATGGCCATCCTTCAGTTCATGTCCGCCGGCATGCCCTCCGTCGCCAACCCCACTACCGTTCACTGCGACCACTTGATTGAGGCTCAGcagggtggtgagaaggaTTTGGCTCGCGCTGTTGGTATCAACAAGGAGGTCTACGACTTCCTTGCCTCTGCTTGCGGTATGTTCTCCCT CGGTTTCTGGAAGCCCGGCTCTGGTATCATTCATCAGATTCTTTTGGAGAACTATGCTTTCCCCGGTGGTCTCCTTATCGGCACTGACTCCCATACCCCCAACGCTGGT GGTCTCGGTATGGCTGCCATTGGTGTCGGTGGTGCTGACGCTGTCGATGTTATGGCCAACCTCCCCTGGGAGTTGAAGGC TCCCAAGGTTATCGGTGTTAAGCTGACTGGCTCTCTCTCTGGCTGGACTTCTCCCAAGGATATCATTCTCAAGGTTGCTGGCATTCTCACCGTCAAGGGTGGCACTGGTGCCATCGTTGAGTACTTCGGCCCTGGTGTCGACAGCTTGTCTGCCACTGGTATGGGTACCATCTGCAACATGGGTGCTGAGATTGgtgccaccacctccctcttccccttcaacGACCGCATGTACGACTACCTTAAGGCCACCAAGCGTACCGAGATCGGTGACTTCGCCCGCTCTTACGCCAAGGAGCTCCGCCAAGATGACGGTGCCGAGTACGACCAGCTCATCGAGATCAACCTCTCTGAGCTCGAGCCCCATATCAACGGTCCCTTCACTCCCGATCTTGCTacccccatctccaagttcgccgaggctgccaaggcCAACAACTGGCCCGATGAGGTCAAGGTCGGTCTTATCGGCTCTTGCACCAACTCCTCGTACGAGGATATGTCCCGCGCCGCCTCCATCGCCCGCGATGCCCTCAACCACGGCATCAAGTCCAAGGCTCTCTTCACCGTCACCCCCGGTTCCGAGCAGATTCGCGCCACCATTGCCCGTGATGGCCAGCTCCAGACCTTCGAGGAGTTCGGTGGTGTCGTTCTTGCCAACGCTTGCGGCCCCTGCATTGGTCAGTGGGATCGCCAGGACGTGAAGAAGGGCGAGGCCAACTCCATCATCTCTTCCTACAACCGTAACTTCACCGGCCGTAACGATGGTAACCCCGCCACTCACTCCTTCGTCACCTCCCCCGATCTCGTCGTCGCCATGTCCATTGCcggctctctctccttcaaccccctcaccgaTACCCTGAAGGACAAGGATGGCAAGGACTTCAAGctttctcctcccaccggcaACGGTCTCCCCGAGAGAGGCTACGACCCCGGCCAGGACACCTACCAGGCCCCCCCTAAGGACCGTGCCAACGTCACTGTCCAGgtctcccccacctccgaCCGTCTCCAGCTCCTCTCTCCCTTCAACGCTTGGGACGGCAAGGATGCCACTGACATgcccatcctcatcaaggCCCAGGGCAAGACCACCACCGATCACATTTCCATGGCCGGTCCTTGGCTCAAGTACCGTGGTCATCTCGacaacatctccaacaacaTGTTGATTGGTGCCATCAACGCTGCCAACGGCGAGGccaacaagatcaagaacTTCACCACTGGTGAGTGGGATGCCGTCCCCGCTGTTGCCCGTGACTACAAGGCCAAGGGCATCCGTTGGGTCGTTATCGGTGATTGGAACTACGGTGAGGGTTCTTCTCGTGAGCACGCCGCTCTCGAGCCCCGCCACCTTGGTGGtctcgccatcatcacccgcTCTTTCGCTCGTATCCACGAGACCAACCTCAAGAAGCAGGGTATGCTTCCTCTCACCTTCTCCGACCCCGCCGACTACGACAGGATCAACCCCGATGACAAGGTCGACATCCTCTGCACTGAGCTTGCTGTTGGCAAGCCCATCACTCTCCGTGTCAAGCCCGCCAACGGTGAGGCTTTCGAGATCCCCCTCTCGCACACCTTCAACGAGGCCCAGATTGAGTGGTTCAAGAACGGTTCCGCTCTCAACACCATggccaagaagaccaagaacTAA
- the RBD2 gene encoding putative rhomboid protease (EggNog:ENOG503NUH4; COG:S; MEROPS:MER0034660) — MPPNITALNTTRARTYVFRLPLFTRVVILAIVGFWLAGLQSIVDIQQWGALIPDEMGLATLYRMNTFPFIHLNIFHAVMNILALTPLMERFEAEYGTLNCLALFFGPLTTIPAFLYVGLEKFVFGNNVAVMGASMWVFLLLGVEAVKTYKVNPNFVIGTYSIPTWTTPIGVLFAMAVLVPSSSFWGHAAGLVVGYGAGLGYVKFLAPPEKILRWIEGKLNLLGRLPHYVSIDQKTYGRFGVLPSNNTPAVASPGVALGLVGSTQRLGP; from the exons ATGCCACCCAACATCACCGcgctcaacaccacccgcgCGCGAACTTACGTCTTCCGGCTGCCGCTGTTTACACGAGTGGTGATACTTGCGATTGTTGGATTCTGGCTGGCGGGGTTACAGAGCATCGTTGATATTCAACAATGGGGGGCGCTGATACCGGACGAGATGGGACTTGCTACTC TATACCGCATGAACACCTTTCCGTTTATCCACCTCAACATTTTCCACGCTGTGATGAACATACTCGCCTTGACACCTCTGATGGAGAGGTTTGAGGCTGAGTACGGCACGCTGAACTGCCTGGCGTTATTCTTTGGGC CATTAACAACCATCCCCGCGTTTCTGTACGTCGGTTTGGAGAAATTCGTTTTCGGTAACAACGTTGCGGTCATGGGAGCGAGCATGTGGGTGTTTTTGCTGCTCGGGGTGGAGGCGGTCAAGACTTACAAGGTCAATCCGAACTTTGTCATTGGGACGTACAGTATTCCTACTTGGACGACGCCGATTGGGGTGCTGTTTgcgatggcggtgttggtgccGAGCTCGAGCTTTTGGGGACATGcggctgggttggtggttggttatGGTG CTGGTTTGGGCTATGTTAAGTTCCTTGCGCCACCAGAGAAGATTCTGAGATGGATCGAGGGGAAGCTGAATCTGCTGGGGAGACTGCCGCACTATGTGAGCATTGACCAGAAGACGTATGGCAGGTTTGGAGTGCTGCCTTCGAATAACACCCCTGCTGTTGCTTCACCAGGTGTTGCGTTGGGGTTGGTCGGGAGTACCCAGAGGTTAGGACCTTAG
- the GAA1 gene encoding Glycosyl phosphatidyl inositol protein transamidase complex subunit (EggNog:ENOG503NX1D; COG:O; BUSCO:EOG092619GP), with the protein MPRLLSSALALRRDPRILKIPPYLSLLCILVGAVWLFLLPLNEYSRRTYISENALLPGQVHTYFGGSDQNVLRAYKQEVNTLVGKSNVEINDKLESIVRGLGLKTARQKFMFHAAGRTFEGENLYAILQAPRGDATEAIVLVAAWENVKHEVNKNGVPLVLTLARYFKRWSLWSKDIIILLSPDSIAGPQAWVDAYHDAHDSSRVASLPIKSGALQGAIAIDYVQENRFKSVHIVYDGVNGQLPNLDLINSVVNIAGGQMGMGVALQEMWNHNDKYPDRLRTMLRGMLKQGLGLASGPHSSFIPYHVDAVTLQPFGEGWQDEMAMGRVVEGTFRSLNNLLEHLHQSFFFYLLMHRERFVSIGTYLPSAMLVAANFTIMAIFLWMKSGQPEIPAASTTESSDKDDAPTRTTERDLFLPLAIVALSGSLSAIPLYIFNHVPESALTPLFYLFLLINTLFPITLSLTITALFSPTLQQYHLVKSFSLLLLGMFLSSLATLNFSLAMLIGLLSAPLSFVKPSSSPVSRIVGFVLLNLTSPPAVLLASAAIWGLNVGDILREVAVAWHVTGTYSAVVVWCVWWPAWLAGCVCVLGRPGRDQEEEKKVKKT; encoded by the exons ATGCCGCGATTATTAT CTAGCGCGCTGGCGCTTCGTCGCGACCCACGAATTCTAAAGATCCCACCATACCTCTCGTTGCTGTGCATCCTTGTTGGTGCAGTGTGGctgttcctcctcccgctgAACGAGTACTCGAGACGGACATATATTTCGGAAAATGCGCTTTTACCGGGACAGGTACATACTTATTTTGGGGGGAGTGACCAGAATGTTCTTAGGGCGTATAAGCAGGAGGTGAACACGCTGGTGGGGAAGAGTAATGTCGA GATCAACGACAAGCTCGAGTCGATAGTCAGAGGTCTTGGGCTCAAGACGGCGAGGCAGAAGTTTATGTTTCATGCGGCGGGACGGACGTTTGAGGGGGAGAACCTTTATGCGATCCTTCAGGCTCCGAGGGGAGATGCTACTGAGGCCATTGTTCTGGTGGCTGCTTGGGAGAATGTCAAGCATGAGGTTAACAAGAATGGGGTTCCTCTGGTGTTGACTTTGGCGAGATATTTCAAGAGGTGGTCGCTTTGGTCGAAGGATATTATTATCCTTCTTAGTCCTGACAGCATCGCTGGTCCTCAGGCTTGGGTTGATGCTTACCATGATGCGCACGACAGCTCCCGGGTGGCCAGCCTGCCTATCAAGTCGGGGGCTCTTCAGGGGGCTATTGCTATTGACTATGTTCAGGAGAACCGCTTCAAGAGCGTTCATATTGTTTATGATGGCGTCAACGGGCAGCTTCCCAACCTCGACTTGATCAACTCCGTTGTTAATATCGCCGGAGGACAGATGGGTATGGGCGTGGCTTTGCAGGAGATGTGGAACCACAATGACAAGTACCCTGACCGTCTTCGCACCATGCTTCGGGGTATGCTCAAGCAGGGTCTTGGCCTTGCCAGCGGTCCTCACAGCAGCTTCATCCCCTACCACGTCGACGCCGTTACTCTTCAACCCTTTGGCGAAGGCTGGCAAGATGAGATGGCCATGGGCCGTGTCGTTGAGGGTACCTTCCGCAGCTTGAACAACCTCCTCGAGCACCTCCACCAGAGCTTCTTCTTTTACCTGCTCATGCACCGCGAGCGCTTCGTCAGCATCGGTACTTACCTCCCCAGCGCCATGCTCGTAGCCGCCAacttcaccatcatggccaTCTTCCTCTGGATGAAGAGCGGACAACCTGAGATCCCGGCCGCCTCAACCACCGAGTCTTCCGACAAGGACGACGCCCCAACACGAACCACCGAGCGTGatctctttctccctctGGCGATAGTAGCCCTATCcggctccctctccgccatcCCTCTCTACATCTTCAACCACGTCCCCGAATCG GCCCTAACCCCCCTCTTCTACCTCTTCCTCCTAatcaacaccctcttcccaataaccctctccctcaccataacagccctcttctccccaaccctccaacAATATCACCTCGTCAAATCTTTctccctcctgctcctgggcatgttcctctcctccctcgcaaCCCTCAACTTCTCCCTCGCAATGCTCATCGGCCTCTTAtccgcccccctctcctttgtcaaaccttcctcctcccctgtgTCCCGCATTGTCGGGttcgtcctcctcaacctcaccagcccCCCCGCTGTCCTGCTCGCCAGCGCGGCGATTTGGGGTCTCAACGTCGGTGACATCTTGCGCGAGGTAGCAGTGGCGTGGCATGTGACGGGGACGTACTCGGCCGTGGTGGTCTGGTGCGTTTGGTGGCCGGCTTGGTTGGCGGggtgtgtttgtgttttgGGGAGGCCGGGTCGGgatcaagaagaggaaaagaaggtgaagaagactTGA
- the RPN9 gene encoding 26S proteasome regulatory subunit (COG:O; EggNog:ENOG503NWJQ), with amino-acid sequence MNVDTISDFLAEQRDNTIDELQGHVLEFETLWERKLWHELTNNLIEFFNHPRSAPQRLQFYKVFILKFADRINQLKLVDLALKAATQCRDNNERLAFMQSVATRVDKENSQDAHVFALIAVARVKLDLEDLPGARKDLDKAESILDKFDSVETIVHSSFYHAQADYYQAKQDFGAYYKNALLYLACIDVKNLPYEERRHRAHDLAIAALVSASIYNFGELLLHPILDALKEREEDKWLRDLVFAFNKGDLVQYDLLANQIQAHPLLAAHSNKLREKIYLAALTEAVFRRPPHDRAMSFDTIASETKVKPHEIEHLIMKALSLGLLRGTIDQVDEVAHINWVQPKVLDMTQIDNMRSRLKEWDSSVEQLGNWIEKVGQDVWAA; translated from the exons ATGAACGTCGACACCATCTCCGACTTTCTCGCCGAGCAGCGGGATAACACCATCGATGAGCTCCAGGGTCATGTCCTGGAGTTCGAGACGTTATGGGAGCGCAAGCTCTGGCACgagctcaccaacaacctcatcgaGTTCTTCAACCACCCCAGGAGCGCCCCCCAACGCCTACAATTCTACAAGGTCTTCATCTTGAAGTTCGCCGACAGAATCAACCAACTCAAGCTCGTCGACCTCGCCCTCAAAGCCGCCACACAATGCCGAG acAATAACGAGCGCCTCGCCTTTATGCAATCCGTAGCGACCAGAGTCGACAAGGAAAACTCCCAAGACGCCCACGTCTTcgccctcatcgccgtcgCCCGCGTCAAGCTCGACCTCGAAGACCTCCCCGGCGCCCGAAAAGATCTCGACAAGGCCGAATCCATCCTCGACAAGTTCGACTCGGTCGAGACTATCGTTCACTCCTCCTTCTATCACGCCCAGGCGGATTACTACCAAGCCAAGCAAGACTTTGGCGCCTACTACAAGAACGCCCTCCTCTACCTAGCCTGCATCGACGTCAAGAACCTCCCGTACGAGGAGCGCCGCCACAGGGCACACGACCTCGCCATCGCCGCGCTCGTGAGTGCCTCCATCTACAACTTTGGCgagctgctcctccaccctaTTCTGGATGCGCtcaaggagagggaggaggacaagtGGCTGAGGGACCTGGTGTTTGCGTTCAACAAGGGGGATCTGGTGCAGTATGACCTGCTGGCCAACCAGATCCAGGCTCATCCTCTGCTGGCGGCGCACTCTAATAAGCTCAGAGAGAAGATTTACCTCGCTGCGCTTACCGAGGCGGTGTTTAGACGTCCCCCTCACGACAGGGCCATGTCGTTTGACACGATTGCGTCAGAGACAAAGGTCAAGCCACACGAGATTGAGCATCTGATCATGAAGGCGCTTAGTCTggggctgttgagggggACGATTGACCAGGTGGATGAAGTGGCGCATATCAACTGGGTGCAGCCCAAGGTGTTGGATATGACGCAGATTGATAACAtgaggtcgaggttgaaggagTGGGATTCCAGTGTGGAGCAGCTGGGCAACTGGATTGAGAAGGTCGGGCAGGACGTCTGGGCTGCTTAG
- the EFM5_1 gene encoding Protein-lysine N-methyltransferase efm5 (COG:C; EggNog:ENOG503NV96): MPIDETKLPYFRISRRPSRQLRGPSASSDLNVHSPVNMASMPTAVRTAAPKIARSAFHHQRRALSDVHITRTGKPLIRTQGGRSSLGEHTATVFGATGQLGRYIVNRLARQGCTVVVPYREEMAKRHLKVTGDLGRVVFVEYDLRNTQSIEESVRHSDVVYNLVGRNYPTKNFSYEDVHIEGAERIAEAVAKYDVDRFIHVSSYNADPNHVSEFYSTKGRAEHIVRSIFPETTIVRPAPMFGFEDNLLLKLASVVNLFTSNNMQEKFWPVHVIDVGEALEKMLWDDNTAAQTFELYGPKQYAMAEIAKLVDREIFKKRRHINVPKAILKPAAAIINKALWWDIMSADEIEREFHDQVIDETAKTFKDLDIEPTDISKWTYHYLQGFRSSTFYDLPPATEKEKKEERKYLHVLDE; the protein is encoded by the exons atGCCAATTGACGAAACGAAGCTCCCATATTTCCGTATTTCCCGACGACCCTCACGTCAATTGAGAGGACCCAGCGCTTCTAGCGATCTCAACGTCCACAGTCCAGTAAATATGGCCTCCATGCCGACCGCCGTGCGGACGGCGGCGCCCAAGATCGCCAGGAGCGCATTTCACCACCAGCGCCGAGCCCTTTCTGACGTCCACATCACGCGCACCGGCAAGCCTCTTATCCGCACCCAGGGTGGCCG TTCTTCCCTCGGCGAGCACACTGCCACCGTCTTCGGCGCCACTGGCCAGCTCGGTCGTTATATTGTCAACAGATTAG CGAGACAAGGATGCACTGTCGTTGTGCCCTACCGTGAGGAGATGGCCAAGCGCCATCTCAAGGTGACAGGTGATTTGGGTCGGGTTGTCTTCGTG GAATACGACCTGCGCAACACCCAGTCGATTGAGGAGAGCGTCAGACACTCTGACGTTGTCTACAACTTGGTTGGCCGGAATTACCCTACCAA GAACTTCTCCTATGAGGATGTCCACATTGAGGGTGCTGAGAGGATCGCGGAGGCGGTTGCCAAGTACGATGTTGATCGGTTCATCCACGTCTCTTCGTACAACGCTGACCCTAACCACGTTTCCGAGTTCTACTCCACCAAG GGCCGTGCTGAGCACATTGTCCGCAGCATCTTCCCCGAGACCACCATCGTGAGACCTGCTCCCATGTTCGGTTTCGAGGATAACCTGCTCCTCAAGCTTGCCAGCGTTGTcaacctcttcacctccaacaacatgCAGGAGAAGTTCTGGCCAGTACACGTCATCGATGTCGGCGAGGCTTTGGAGAAGATGCTCTGGGACGATAACACTGCCGCCCAGACTTTCGAGCTTTACGGTCCCAAGCAATACGCCATGGCTGAAATCGCCAAGCTGGTTGACCGTGAGATCTTCAAGAAGCGCAGACACATCAACGTGCCCAAAGCCATCCTCAAGCCTGCGGCTGCCATCATCAATAAGGCTTTGTGGTGGGACATCATGTCGGCCGACGAGATTGAGCGCGAGTTCCACGACCAAGTAATTGACGAGACGGCCAAGACTTTCAAGGATTTGGACATTGAGCCCACCGACATCAGCAAGTGGACTTACCATTATCTG CAAGGTTTCCGTTCCTCAACATTCTACGACCTGCCGCCTGCCAccgaaaaggagaagaaggaggagagaaagTATCTCCACGTTTTGGATGAGTAA
- the EFM5_2 gene encoding Protein-lysine N-methyltransferase efm5 (COG:J; EggNog:ENOG503NWCT): MAGQDSDDEIVLSSSALDALKEFYAERDARQEQFAKLQAKAEEQHDLQQQKLSMEAFGEDWNESQFWYSDETANFLAKQLLLNATPDMTIGVVSAPSVFVALKNMLNAANPEEPKPKLILLEHDNRFAVFPEFSFYDFAQPTKLPAHLKSSCDRIICDPPFLSEDCQTKAAITVNWLFKPTAADDKKLIVCTGERMEPLVTRLYKSVGLRTTDYDPVHARGLSNEFYCYANFESLGWKWREEK, from the exons ATGGCCGGCCAAgatagtgatgatgagat tgttctctcctcctccgccctcgaTGCACTGAAGGAGTTCTACGCCGAGCGCGATGCCCGGCAGGAGCAGTTCGCCAAGCTTCAGGCCAAAGCCGAAGAGCAGCATGAtttgcagcagcagaagctgTCGATGGAGGCGTTTGGGGAGGACTGGAACGAGTCTCAGTTTTGG TACTCGGACGAAACAGCAAACTTCCTCGCCAAACAGCTCCTGCTCAACGCAACACCAGACATGACGATTGGTGTCGTTTCTGCTCCTAGTGTTTTTGTGGCTTTGAAGAATATGTTG AATGCTGCCAACCCAGAAGAGCCCAAACCAaagctcatcctcctcgaacACGACAACCGCTTCGCCGTCTTTCCCGAGTTTTCCTTTTACGATTTCGCCCAGCCGACTAAACTCCCTG CGCACCTAAAATCCTCCTGTGACCGCATCATCTGcgacccccccttcctctcagAAGACTGCCAAACCAAAGCCGCCATCACCGTCAACTGGCTCTTCAAGCCCACCGCTGCTGACGACAAAAAGCTCATCGTCTGCACCGGCGAGAGGATGGAACCCCTCGTCACCCGGCTCTACAAGTCCGTCGGTCTTAGAACCACAGACTACGACCCTGTGCATGCCAGGGGGCTAAGTAACGAGTTTTACTGCTATGCTAATTTTGAGAGTTTGGGGTGGAAGTGGAGGGAGGAAAAGTAA